Part of the Athalia rosae chromosome 2, iyAthRosa1.1, whole genome shotgun sequence genome, GATAATAAACCACCGGGTTTTTAGAATTTATCGAGAAAATCACTCGACCTCGCCGCGAGTCGGcggggaaaaattattcctctCGCCGCCCGACGACGTTTCCctccctcgaaatttcgaaactcCGTATCCGCGCTGATTAAAATCTCGCGTCTAATGAATTAATCGAACGTTTATTGCCAGTGGATGAGAGGCGTCGATTTGCGTCATTTGAAGCCTGTTTCGCGTTGCGGAGGTTGCGCACCGGGATTTCTCCGACTCACGCTCCGTTGGATTCTTATCCGATTCGGAGGATACCGCCGGCAATCTCACCGACGTCTTAGACTCCGGAGCAATCATTTACGGAATCTTTCAACTGAAACGATCAAAGGTCGGCTGGGGCTAAACTGATCAACTGTAACACGAGAAGCTTATATTCGGCGTGGCTCTCCGGCGGACCGCAGCGCGCTCAACTTTACTCATttgtatttattcaatatttccgTGTCCTCGTTTCGGCGTCAACAAAGTTGAcgttcgatgaaattaaagGGAAGAAATTTCGACTCTTACCGATAACTATAGGGACCGAAGGTTTCCGGCACATCGCCAAGTTTTGCGGTGCGCAACGGGTATTTCTTCGGAAGGACACTTAACGCCTAGCAGGTGAGTATTTCCGTTGTCTTGTCGTATCATCCCTTGGGGAGCAAAAGGACACCGAGAGAACAAGGGAggtacggagagagagaaagacagagagagagagagagagagagagagacacacGTCGACGTTAGACACAACGTCGCTTGGGAATTTCGTCGACGACGAGCTTTCCAGGGCTTCCGCGTTATCATCTCGAACGTATACGTCGtacctgcccccccccccccccctccccccgaacGAATCGAAGCTTTGAGGATGAGACGAGACGAGCTTTCGGTATTACCGGGTATAACGACAAATCGTATGTGTAACACAAACGCGCCGGTATATCGTTCGACTTCTTCCAcgtctcttcatttttatcattgttatcgttgttgtatataaattttattttattttattttatatttgtttttgttgttcgtTCTGCACCTGCGAGCTAGGTGTTTCGAATCATTGTCGGAGGCGACGTAACGGAGTGACGGGAAGACGTGTGTAATACGAGTGTGCACGAGTAACGGCAACGATCGCTTCATTCCGTGCAGCGAGACTaatgttgtttttattttatttttttttgtttttctctcttattttgcTCGGATCCCCAATTCGCCGAGaatttatcattcattttgCGCCCGAGCCTTTTGTTTCGGGACTTTGAAGAGGTGGCTTTTAATTTGGAGTGAAACTATTTATGCAAATACGCTCGAACGACGGATTTAACGAAAGAATCCTGATTTCAGATAAAATAGGGTACGTCGATTATTTGTAAATCTCGTCGGTAGCGGCGGCTAAAATCCGTGGAATGAGCGTCGAACGAGAACGGTAAAATAAACGAGGACGGATTCCAATACAGGTAGGTATGTCGTGTCGGAATGCTCCGTGTCTTCGAAATCCCGCCGGTCGCGGCGCACGTATTCCGTTTTCGCGTGCGAAAGAACGAGcattttatattatgtatacacgtatttcGAAGATGAAGACCGACACGGGAGGCACGTGATGCGAGATAATCGAGTGTATACATAATTACATTGATAAcggttttcgttcgttcgttcgacggacggacggacggacggacggatggatTTTAAACGGAGCCGAGCGAGCGATCCGCAATTAATTCGAAAGGGAAGAGAGCTCGAGTGGATCAAAGTTCGGCGTCGGTCAATTAAAAAGTAAACCTGATGATCGGAACAAAACGAGTATTGGTTATCGTGCAGTGATTGGTGCTTTGTTTCGAGCGCAATGTATCAAGGACTCGGGAATTGAGTGGAGAACGGGttcgaccgaacgaacgagagaatGGTAAAAGGGGAAGTAATGTAAACAGTCGCAGGTGATTCCGCGATCAGACGAGAGGCACTCGGCAGCGATTCtcgtcgttcattttttcttattttttttttgttttaaatttttttattaaaattcactACGGCGTAAGCTACTTACAGAATAAGACTGCAGGAGCGACGGCGGAATTTACTCACATATGATAGCGGCAAGCTTGACAGGTGCGAATCCTGGAATTTATCGAGCATACACATGACCTATAATACGTTACATTATGAATCGCGCAACAGGAACGCTTGCGAGCTTATGAAGCTCGAGGAATTTACTCCGCTGCTTTGTTCGATATGGTTATAGGTAGTTCGATATAGCGATCCTACTCTACGTGGGATGTCGAGGAGCAGCGAGGGTGGTTTATCATATCTGCACAATCACAGCTCTGTTTGAACTATTGCGTAGGCGCTCCCCCGTACTAGCCGCCTCTGAAATCGGATATCAATCTCGCGAGTGTgtactgacaatgaaatttacacgtacacgtatcagTCCCTGGTATGAAAACTGCAAATATAAAATCTACGAATTATCGTGATAATCTCTATACGAACGTTACATCGTGCACTTGACATTCATTTGATTATTCTACGGTTCTGGATCGAAATTTTGTGCTCACTAAACTCGGAGGACGAGTCGATTAGTtagatatatttaaaaatgaatcTTTCCAGGCGGTTGCTCAACAATTAAGTAGCCCCGAATTGGGTAGCTTGACGTTAATTGGACCGCGTGGGGCGTGAGGAGGGAATACGCTtcctttacttttattttaaaaaaaaaaaaaagaaaatttctcatcattcgctttctgttttcttttttttttgtttgtccaCTAATAGCGAAACCGTGTGCGACGGGTTTTAATAGTACAGAGATTTtagtttggtaaaaaaaaaaacaatggagTAACGGGAAGGCAGATTTATCCGAATTTACGCGATCCAATTAGCAATTGGTATTCTCGGTCGGAAGTCAACCTTTTCTATCCCGAGGACATCGTCTCCCGAGATCTTTGATCCCGAAATCCCCGATCAAGGGAAATCCCTCCGCAAAgtcgaggggcggggggggtgggggtgggggggtgatTTTAAGGAAAACGGCGCTACGCTACGGACTTTCGGGAGCGTTTTCCTTCCACGCGAGGATTGTGTTCATGTCCGTGATGCCTCGCGTGCTCCAAGGTTCCAGTGGATCCGGAGTAGATTCGGGTGATGCCGTGGCGGGTTCCGGGCCCGCagatttttccctcctcttaaCGGATCTGTCTACCTCCTTCGGCGCCACTCTGCAAGGGATAGCATTAAATGAGAAATCTGAAGTAACTACACAACACTTGCCGTGCGAAATACCGATTGCTATATATCCGGGCTAATCCGCAGGCTGCTGCAGGGATTATCCTGTTGGAGTAGGCTTATACGTTCGCGTCGCACGGAATTTAGCAACTTTAGTTACCTTGAAAATAATACAGCTCCCGCGTTAAACCCGCGGCGTGGAGCGATTGTTATTTAGGCGAAACCGGGTCAAAGCCGCGACGAATACATGCAACCCGTGAATCTAGACAATGGAAGTGTTGACAAGGAAATCAGTTAATATTTCAACAAGGTGTGTTCCGACGCTCCAACATCTACGCGCGCTAATTTCCAACGTCGACGCTTCCAGTCGCTTCAAGTTACTAGCGCATAGTggcgttaaaaaaatattatcccaCCGTCgcttgaaatttcgaacgatgagagaaaaaaaaaaataagataaatgaTTTTCGCGTAAAGGAGTAAATATTGGCgattgtatatacgtgtgtatatccgcgtggttgtatacgtacgtagaaattTATTACGCCGAACAAAGTACGCCTGCGGTGtgcggaaaacaaaaagaaaaggaacacACGTTGACCACCCCTAAAATATCGTGTACCGTCGGTGAATATATACACAACGATGCTTTAATGTTGAATAGCTCAAGCAAACACCATTCATAGATTACAATGCATTCCGACGTTTCAATTGAActagaaaattcattgatcGAGTGCATATACCGGTTCCGAGGTAAAATTATTGCTTTTGTGGCTCCCCGAACAGTTTAGGTACGTgtttattttccatcgaacGTACCTATTCTTCGCGGTCTTGACGGACCTGTGTTTGCCGGCGGCCTTTGACGTTGTCCCGTGACCGTTCGCCGCTAAGTTCGTCAAAGTTTCCGTTTTCGGCGGTgtggaaattttcaccgtctcGTTCTCACGTGAGTTGAACCGGTCCTCCGGTTCGTCCATCAAACGGCGATAGCCGGCGTTGAGGTCCGCGGAAGGGGATGAGGACGAACTGTCGTCGTCGCCGCGGTAGGAATATTTCCTACTCGATGCGAGTCTGCTGCTCGCTGATCGGATTCTTCGCAGTCGAGTTTCCGCCCCGAGAAGAGCGTTGTCTAAAAAATCGATGACCTCGTATCAAACGGCGGAATAGAGTGGACTGGAGTTATacgcggggggagggggggaaaacgATAATCGGTATTATTTCAGTCGCCGGTATAACGACGGAGTTGATAGCTCCGGCTGTAGATTTCCGAACGAGTGTAGTACGTAAATGTAAGACGAGGACGGcgcggaggagaggagaggagaggagagtttttccttttataaTCCGTAAAGCACCATCGAGAATGTGATTTATATGGAAAGTTTTAATTCGATACTTTCGCCGATATAATGCCGTTCCCTTCGGtaggtacgacgacgacgacgagtgaATCGTACGAGATTTTCGTTACGCTCGAGATACGGCCGAAGGtcggacgagagaaaaaaaatatttcacatcgcGTGTAATTCATGAGTTTTCTGGATAGCGACGATAAAATCGGGCTGATTTGGGATGAATGTAAAGGAGACGGTGAGAGGAGGCTGACTAACCTCCGTGAATGTCGTTATCGCTCGATTCGATCAAGAATTGTTTTTTGGCGGTAAAGGTCGAGGGAAGAAGCTTGGTAATTGATCGGCGTTGATGAGCGTGCTGCAATGCCGCGGCTGCGTCGCCGGCCTCCGAAATAAATTGAGCCGTTTTTGCAATGTTAAGTAAGGTCGCGTCGTCGCAGGACGGATTTTCGGCGGTGATAACGAGATCGAGTAACGGATCCGGGTTTTCCGTTACGTCGGGtaattttaaattccgaaCGTCTTTATCCTCCAGCCGCACCCCAAATAGCTCGCCTGCAACTGAAGCGTAAGAAACGGTCAAATTACGCGAGAAAACTCCCACCCCTACGGTCTCAACCCTAACGGGATTCCTTATGTAACTCACGGGTTTCCGTAATAAACGGCTTTCTCTCGGAATTGGCACCgatgattggttttttttcaatcaattccgAAATCCCCGGTGCTTTTCCGGGAGCCTGTGCCGGCTTCTGGGTCACCTGCGGCTGCTGCTGGATCGGCGGCTGTGGCTGGAGGTGCGTTTTTGAAACTTTCGACGGAGCCAACGGATTGGCCGTAGTCGGTATTCCTTGGGTGGCCGTAGTTATGTCCAAATCGTGAGCGAACGCCATAACGTCAAGAGCAGCTGTCAGGGCATCACCAAAACCGCCAGTTAAGGCCGTAACTTCCGACGGCTCAACCGCGGCACTAAAAGAAAATCcgcaatttatatttttccattttataacGTTCGATCGATTCCGACGGATATACGGGGGCATTGCGCGTCAAGCGGgacactttttccaaaatattcaacgtagaaattcaaaattctccaAAAAGCTACGAATTTGAGATCAAAAGATCGAATCAATTTTCGGAGAAATTCAGTCAAAATACGTTTGAGAAGTGTCCtgcgttcgattttcaaaatacttcattcATCAGGTCCAAAAACgttttggaaaaagtggccCATCTGATCTGCGATGCTCCGTACAAGTTATACGATTCCAACGATGATACGAGCGGTATGATTCGTACCTCGGCGGAACGCGTACCGGCGTCGAAAAGGAAGTCCTTCCCCACATTATGAAACGTAGTTCTTCGCCGGTCATACCCCGTTTTCTGAGTTCGTTTATCGTCACTTTTCCGACGTGCTGTAACGCGAACGAGAAGCGCACCGATAACACGTTTAATATGAAAACTTCGGTGGACGGTCGTTTTTGTCAAGTGGACGAGAACAAGGGGGGGTGTTTCAATTACCTTCCAATTAGCGACCGCACCCTTGCGCTGTTTCGCCCTCGTCTTAGACTTGCTTTTGATAACCATAACTCCCCGTTGCTCCGAGGCGGGATTATTTGGGTCGTCACCTGGCCCGAGTTTAATGCTATACTCCTGAAGATAATTATGCGCGTCCTTCTGGGAAACAGCTCGCTCCAAGGACACGACGATCTTAGCCCACTGAAACGACGCACGGATATAGGGGATAAAATCGGGGCCGGTGTGTTCGGAATTAAATTTAGCGAATTCTGTGCGAATATAGTAGCGATTCTGTACGGAAAGCTCGATAGCCgacgatatatatgtatgtatatgtatatatatatcgccaTCAATTCGTAGCTGATTGATTGTGCAGCGATAGGGACCTGCTTCACCCATTCCTTCTCGCTCTGCTCGATGACGTGAGCGTAAGTGTTCCCCATCATGGCTATCAACATGTTCAGCAGTAGTATGGGAACGAGAACCATAAAAATGGCGAACACCGTTTTACTCAGATTTGGGTACGTCGTAAAGCTTAGCTCCGGGTACTGAAATTCATATTAAATGAAATTACGACTTTGCAGGGTAAGATAGGTGTCAATTATCTCATCAGATACCATGATCGCGCTACCCTCGAGTTGTGCGTCGTTTAACGTCTATTATAACACCGTATCTATATACCTGTCTacttaatatatacatatatacctatgcatataatacgtgtgtatagataCAATTTATGCAAAAGTTATTCACGGGTATAAATCGGCGGAGGTAAAATCCGCCCCCCCCATGCCGCCCGGTCGTTTGCGTAACGGTTAAAATACCGatattccaatattttttcgggagatatatgtataatacttaCGTTGTAGTCGCCAAGGGTAATTTGAAACAGTGCCATCCAAGTAGAAGGGTAGGAGCTATAGAGGGAGGATTTCACTCCGGGGAATCCTTTGTAAAGAAAGTAAAAGGACTGCGAGAATCCGAATAACACAACGGTGTATATCATTCCAAAAGTCAACATGTCGCCGGTTATCATGCTGTAGACCATAGTCACAAAAGGTCCGGTCAGTCGTACggccctgaaaaaaaaaaataaaaacatcgaGGAGTACAATTCGCGAATTCGATCGGAATCTCGACGTTCTCTTCGAAACATGTTGACCCAACCTTGTTCGAAATATGATTTCTTCGCTACGTGTATTTTGCTCTACCATTCGGCCGGCCCCGCGGTAGGTACGCGTCGTTATGAAAATCAAAGTCAAATATTATCAGGAATTTCACCCTCGCGTTTTTCCGGATTTACCGTCGTTTCGCCCAGacccatttttttccccactttcaaaaaaagaacttttcgAATAAGATCCGACCACCTGCACCGTCATCCATTGGGCTGAGGGTCGCAACTGAAATGTCTTGCGTTGAATCTATACACACCCCCATCCATAtggatatacaggtatacgagaTGCGTTCGCGAGGGTATCCCCTTATCACTCCCGgtagattttccaaaatactTTAATGCCTTACCCTGCGAAGAACATAAGGAGAAACCAGGATCCGGGTACGGCCACGACGAGGATCGCGTCTTCGGCGTGTCGATTTTCGGCAAGGCGGTACGGGATGCATGCGAGAATCAACAGATTGCTCGCTAAGAATATGAATTTCGCCGGTTCGTGACTCTGCGGAAATAACGGGGTaaagaaacgagaataaataaataaggaacCTTTTATGGATGTTGTGAGGGCGGTTTCGTGGGCGCGCGTAACGCGTACAGAGGGATGTTCGGTCGTCGCGATCTCGTTTCGGGGAATCCCCGTTTCTTTTGCACAATTAATACGATTCAAGGCACACTCTGCCGCGATTGCAATTCCACTTTCTGAGACACCTTGTTCTCGAATCGCTTCTTTGCCTCTTCGTACGATACGTAACGTGAATTTAAACGAACTTGACGGGACGCATCGATTCCGAATTCACCTCGTGTCCCCCGGGATGGgataactttttatttttattattatttccccCTCTtgttaacaattttttgtttacgtATTTCATTCCCTTCGacttatatacataggtatatatatgtatatatcttttCGTTACATAAGGCAGATTCCCGCGGCTCGAATTCATCTTTTATACAACACAATAGAATACCTATAACGTATAACCTTCCCGCCGCGAGGCATACCCGCCTTCAAATTATACATTCCACTTTCAAATTACGACCGCTCCCGTTCCAGATTTGGTGTCTGAACAAACTCGACTCGGACCCGCGACGGGGTGACACGTTTTCCAACGATACACGGACGATGATCAGGTAGAAACGAGTCGGCGGTGAAAGAATTTCGCGTGCAACCCGCGGGCAAACGTAACGTAGAAATTACAACGTGAGCAAAGTCCGTTGATATCGTTGTACGCTCCTGTAGCTTACACTATATTGTACGCGTTAAGCAGCGGTTACAATCGCATTGTTTAGCGGGAATAATAAGGGCGCGCGAGTTGCCTCGGCGGCGGTCGTACCAGCTGTCTGAGGAATGATAAAAGCCCGATGTTGACGACTTCGCCGCCCAATTGTATGAGGATGTAGCTAAGGACTCCGAGTACGGTCATGGCTTCCGCTATTGTTCTTGCGACGTCCGTCGGGTCCTCCGGCCAGGCGAGAAGTTCGGAATCCGCGTCGCCGGGACGAAGATAAACGGCCAATGATAACGACACCAGATGAAACACGAGGATAACCAGTCGTTTCAAGAACTGGAGCTGTTGGAACGGAGACCCGTAAGAAAGGGGGAATTGTCAATATTTATGCCAGACGTGTCTAACCGAGCGGATAACGAGCCCTCGAGCCGATCCGACgcggatgaagaaaatatccGATCGAAAGAGCAACGAAACTGGAATGATAAAttcggagaaaataaaagccgATAGGCTTCGGAGGAATTCGGACGATGTACCGTCGCTGCTCTTTCGTGAGCTTCCGCCGAGTCAATTTTATGAGGGAAGTGGATATTCGGTATCTGAAATTAACCGCGTGGGCGAATCCCCCGTACTACGGAGGAGTTCGCTTCGCATCGCGACGAAGTGTAACCGTACGCCGGAATCTAGAGCGTTGGCGACTAAATTTTTTAGCAACTATGGATTATTTCATTGTCGCCTACCGTCGCgggagaaacgaatgaatcgaACACTCGCGGTTCTGAGAAAATTCGCTCCGTGAAAagcggggagagagagaagaaagaaagaaaagaaaaaaaaaaaaaaataaaagaaacatcGAAAAACTAGAGacgacaaaaaataacaaaaaaaaagcactcgATTTATAAGAGGCGCGGTAttgggaaaaattaatcttgtGGAATGGAAAACTCCTTCCATTGGGCGTCGGTGTACTTtctatagaaaaataatattgtatatCTATGATCAGAATAGATCTGCATCTCACGCGGGCGAAagtcttccatttttcttcaaggAGCCGTTGAATAATTCCCCCGTCTAGCATGTCCAAATGTTCTTCCTTGGTTCCATTCAGTATAATAAATAGCGCCGAGTTCCagtctgaaagaaaaatttttctaattttttacatgtatatagtatatgatATTTTGCCTCGAAGCTCCCGGAGTCTCTGAGAACGAGGTAAATTGgatcggaagaaaattttccatttttgagaAATTGATGCAACtgatgggggaaaaaagataCACAAAAAGTAAGCAGCGTAAGAGagtgcgagagagagagagagagatagatagAGACGGAGAAAGAAGAGCTTTGAGTCGAGTCGATACGATGAAATTAACCTGGAGATGAAAGAATCGTTGAGGGAAGTTTTACGGCATCCTACCGAGGAAAGATACGGTCTCATGCAAATGGTATACGACGCGGTAGGGAAGCTGGAAATATCGCGATAAGCACCTAGCTTATTTTACGACTAGTACAGTTCAAGACTTTTCGTATACGGATAACAATGCCATTCCTCgagataattaaattaattattacccTCCGAGTATCTTCTATCTCCACGGTGGTTATGactgtacgtacctacacccgacgtacgtacgtctacgtACGTGATAACGTCGAACGTCACGGTAATATCGCTCCGTTAGCTTCGAAAGTTTCGCCTTTGCTAGCCGTGTAACGCAAGTATGTAATGTAACAAAGCACCCTACAATTACAGTAATACATTTCGAAATGGTCTCGGCTTTATTCGTTTTTAGATTGAACTCAAACGAGCGGGGGGATGGCGCATGTTCTACTTCGCTCTGTACGTGAACCTGCAAGCCGAGTATAATTGGCCACACTTAATTAGTGCAACGTTATCCGATTAACGAGTGGATTACACTGAATAGATTTATACGCCTGGCAACCGTTTCATCATCCGCGAATAACGTTACGAGTAACGTCGTTTCAACGGGGAGCGAATCTCGTCTAGGAATTAGCGAtgattgttcgttttttttttttctgtttttttttttttttctcttttctcttcgttgcCGTACAAGCGATTCCTCTATTCCCCGAATGATTATCAAGCGGGGTGGGTGTTACGCAACGCGCGACCCGTTCGTTTTTCCTGCAGGGTCTTCGGGGAACCGGCTGGAAATCGTTCGAGGACGCTTCGAGTGTCGTTTCGCCTTGTGTGTCCGATGTCAATTTCTTTagggaaaaagtagaaaattttcgtacaaaaCTTAGCGATCGCGGTTGTGtacacgaaaataaaaaagctgaAAAGCACCGACGAGTTAAGTGGTACGGTTAGCAAGAGCCACTGGAATAGAGATTTTGCACTTTAGATTATTGATTTTCGGGGCGATTGCCGTACGACTTGCGCCCTTCTTGCTCCCGGTGTGAAGTGTATATATAGCGCGTTGGCCGAAGCAGGCAAGGGACACGTGGGCGGGGAGGCTTTGATATATTACGGAGCATAAAGGGATCTAACGAAATTGACATTTTCAGCCTTACGTTATTTATTATCCGGCTTTTCCGCAATGTAGGCCAAAATTCTCGGACGATTTACCTTTTTAAAAAGACGTGACGACTTTCGTCGCCGGGGGTGTAATAAAACCGATGTGAATAATACCGCGGTCCGCGACCGGACCCGTAAGCCTTCCGCCCGCGTCGCTCGTAAGTCGACCGATTAAGAGGAAGAGAATAGCCGAAAAAATCCGCGTCGAACCCCGACGCTCGTACacgcatgtatatgtatatatgtatatatccgtTTCAGCCGTCCCCACCGCTCTATAATCAAACCACCTTTTACAATAAACAAAAACACGCGGACTCGTATATGAATCCCGTTCCGCTTATTACCGAACCATTCATACGGGGGCGCGCGCGCACGTGAAAACCGCACAACATTCGAGAGCCTTTGTCCACTCTCGAAAACGACAAAACCAGAGACTCGAATTGAACCGACCGGTCCGACTGGCCCGACCCCCGTTGTAATTACTTcaccccccccaacccccatcCCCCCTCTCTATTTCCACACGTGCGTCGAGTAGGTGCAGGGAAAATTGGTTGTGAGCTCGAAACAATCCTCGTCATTGAACGTACTTGTTCGGCCGTCGGGTAACAGGGTGTCCAGCGCGTTGAGTGGGTAGGCGGAGCACGTGATGTTGCTGTAGCGCCAGAATTCCTTCGCCGAGAGCTCCAGCATTTCTCTGAAGACTTCGGCGCGCCCCAGCTGGCAAGCGAGGGTCAGGGGCGTCAGTCCAGCGGAATTGGCGATCCCGTTGCGAGCCGGCAGTTTGGGGTGCCTCAGCGCGTAACCGAACATGTCCTGGAAGATGACGTTGCCCGGAATGATTTCCGTGCGCGCGACCGTTTACGCCGCTTGGACTCCGCGTAGGGGTACGGGGAGGGCCGAGGTATTATTCTACTTGACTGAGAGCAATCGGGGCCGAGAATTGGTCGGCCTCTGCGCTAGAGATCTACGAGACAACGCCGGCCGGCGTGTTCTCTTGATTAAGTCTCGCACGTGACCAAAACGGTACGGCACCCTacctcccccacccccaccccccgaagGAGCCCTTCGAACGTCGTAAACTATGAAACAGCTGCAGCCGCCGTTCTTGGATATCAAAAAGCCaccggtatatatacacacgtacacctgtaccgtatacgtgtgtatgtatacttgtacgtacgtacgtaacttgCACGACGACGTGTACTTGACTCGGTTGTATA contains:
- the LOC105692131 gene encoding uncharacterized protein LOC105692131 isoform X2, yielding MGGLCSCRGRESQVNAGSILDRVISQASNQDQCLLYRLANYKKGGELIEAYNAGGQVEVEKVVREQFSVLMYADGKGQVINRAEYLRWKFRDLEEVVLPIEASLSRFDPLAQWKDHDACWQMQYRGSLGETLLHVLIICDTRVHTRIARILLKCFPKLAIDVVEGEEYLGASALHLAIAYNNNELVQDLVEAGATVSQRATGSFFLPRDQQRMNPARTTDYEGLAYLGEYPLAWAACCANESVYNLLLDSGAHPDERDSFGNMILHMVVVCDKLDMFGYALRHPKLPARNGIANSAGLTPLTLACQLGRAEVFREMLELSAKEFWRYSNITCSAYPLNALDTLLPDGRTNWNSALFIILNGTKEEHLDMLDGGIIQRLLEEKWKTFARLQFLKRLVILVFHLVSLSLAVYLRPGDADSELLAWPEDPTDVARTIAEAMTVLGVLSYILIQLGGEVVNIGLLSFLRQLSHEPAKFIFLASNLLILACIPYRLAENRHAEDAILVVAVPGSWFLLMFFAGAVRLTGPFVTMVYSMITGDMLTFGMIYTVVLFGFSQSFYFLYKGFPGVKSSLYSSYPSTWMALFQITLGDYNYPELSFTTYPNLSKTVFAIFMVLVPILLLNMLIAMMGNTYAHVIEQSEKEWVKQWAKIVVSLERAVSQKDAHNYLQEYSIKLGPGDDPNNPASEQRGVMVIKSKSKTRAKQRKGAVANWKHVGKVTINELRKRGMTGEELRFIMWGRTSFSTPVRVPPSAAVEPSEVTALTGGFGDALTAALDVMAFAHDLDITTATQGIPTTANPLAPSKVSKTHLQPQPPIQQQPQVTQKPAQAPGKAPGISELIEKKPIIGANSERKPFITETLAGELFGVRLEDKDVRNLKLPDVTENPDPLLDLVITAENPSCDDATLLNIAKTAQFISEAGDAAAALQHAHQRRSITKLLPSTFTAKKQFLIESSDNDIHGDNALLGAETRLRRIRSASSRLASSRKYSYRGDDDSSSSSPSADLNAGYRRLMDEPEDRFNSRENETVKISTPPKTETLTNLAANGHGTTSKAAGKHRSVKTAKNRVAPKEVDRSVKRREKSAGPEPATASPESTPDPLEPWSTRGITDMNTILAWKENAPESP